GTTCCCCCCGATCCCAGTGCGACCACGTCGTCGTCAGGCTCGACCACCTCGCCGAGGCCCGACAGCAGAAACATCTTCTCCGCGTCCATCACGATGAGTTCCGCCTCGAGCCGCCGCAGGTCGCGATTGAGCCGCCACTCTTTGGCGACTTCGATCACCGACCGCGTCAGATCGCCGTTGTACTGTTTGAGTTTGGTCTCGAACACGTCGAGCAGGGCCAGCGCATCGGCCGCCCCGCCCGCGTAACCCACCAGAATTTTCCCGTCAAAGAGTTTCCGCACCTTGCGGCCGCTGCTCTTGATGACCGTGTCTTCGAGCGTGAGCTGCCCGTCTCCCGCGATCACCGACGATCCCCCGCGCCGTACGGCCAAAATCGTCGTTCCGTGAAACTGATCTCGCATAACTCTTCCTTCGCTCTATCAATCCGACTCAAAACGCAATTATGCCGTTACCGAACTTAGTTGTTATCTCTCAGGGAGTTGCAATCCTGTGCTCAAGGAGAGATGTATCCAAATTGATGAGTTGGCCCAGTCCAGTAGGACATGTGACTTTTATAGAAAAGCTCTGACTGGCGGATCAACACCAGTCACCTCTGTAAAAAGCATCACATACCCCCTATTGTCCTTTTCGATAGAGACTTTATTGAAGGAATCAGTTTGGCCTTGGCCAGTGCAGACACGGCAATATTCGCGGCAACGCTCATTGATCTGATGTGCCTATCGTCTATGATTCCTTTGATGCGTTGACGTGGCGGCACGGGGTAACACCCATAAATCTCTAAAGATAGATTCCTTGGATCAATCCACGAATCCATCACCTCCCGGAGCCGATTGACCAATTGGCTATATGCTTCGGCAAGCACAGATTGGGGAGCATGATCAATATCTTGGGTACGCCCCTTCTTTTTGGGATCGTTGAATCGCACGAGCTTACCATCACTCAAAATGTGATACTCGTCGGATTCCACATGAAAAGTCACAAGCGTTTTCGGCATGAGCAACTCTCAAGCTATTTAGTCTTATCAAGCGTGATCAGAGAATCTTGAACTTCATGAGCCCGCCGTAGGAACTCCTGAATGCTCGAATTCCACCCACGAGAATAGTCGTTTGGCGGCCCCAAAACGAAGTCCACATAAGCACCACTCCGCCCTGTCAAACGCACTTTGCACGTGAAGGAAGAATCAGCTCTGGAAAACCAATCACCAAAATCATCAAGGCCGAACATCTCAGTTATTCCCCCATCGACTACATCCGTTTGTGGTTCCACCGGGAAATCTGTAACTTTTCCCTCCACCAAAAAGGACACGGCATTAATAAAGAGCCAATCGTCCGCTTCATAAAGAAACCACAAGAGATAATCTACCTTGGGCGTGGCCCCTTTTGTGAAGACAACCAAAGGTGTTAATGTCACAGTCGCAGGTAAATACGGACTCCGCTTGGACAAGTAAGATGTTCTGACTTCAATCCCCGCTCCTTGCACCTTCACCCATTCTGGATGAAAGTCATCGGTATGCAAATAAGTTGGGTACGGAGGAATTTCTAACTTCTGTGGGGGCTTGGCTATCCCCAATTGCCAAGATGCTGCCATAGGCGCAGAGGTCACCAACAAAGCAATGAGTTGCTTCATGATCGGTTCCTGCTTTGAATCTGGGTTTGTTAACGGTATGATTTCAATTCTAAATGGCCACTGTCATTCTGGACACGCGCTCGCTTTTTCTTCGTACATAATATTCGAATCTTGGCGCCTATTCCGCGGTGTCCAGAATCTCATTTCAGCATTTCAGTTATTCAGATTTTAGCTTTTTAGAGTTCCCTAATTTCCCCGTCCCCGCAATTCCTTTTCCCGCCGCAAGAGCGTTTGCAGTTGCATCAGCAGCTCCGCCGAGTCGTCCTTCGCCAGTTGCTCCTTGAGCGCACTGATTTCCACCCGCACGCGATCGGCCTCGATGCTGCGCAGACAATCCCTTGCCATCTTGCGGTCTATCTCCAGCGCCCGCTCATCACGATCGGCCTCCTCCATTTCATAGAGGCTGTCCACGATGAACTCGCGCACCGGCGATTCGGGGAATTCATCGAGCAATCGCTGCGGCTCCGACATCGCTTCGCGTTCCCACTCGGCATGTAGCAGGCTGGCAAGCTGCGATAACCGTTCATCGGGAATCCCGTTCGGCTTCCAAGTCTGAAAGATCTCCGCCCGCAACTCCGGCCGACGCACCAGTATTCGCACCAGCACCGATACCGGCCCCGGCGGCGGCCACTTCTCGCGAGGCGGCAGCGTTTCCTCGGAGGTTCGCGGCGCGGGACGGACGCGGCTCAGTTCCCGCCGCAGCGCATCGAGACTGATACGGGTCTTGCCCGCGATCTCCTGCAGGAACACGTCCTGCTCGACGGGACTGAGAATGAGCGCCGCGCTGGTCACCAGCTCGCGGGCGGCATCAGAAAGCGAGATCGAGCGCCGCTTCGCCAGCCGGAGCTGAAAATCCACCGCCGACAAAGCGTTCTCGTTTCGCAGCCTCCATACCTCTTCACCGCCCCGCGCCCGCACGAACGAATCGGGATCTTCCCCCTCGGGCAGCATGAGCACGCGCGGCTCCACGCCCGCTTGCAGCAGAACGTCCACCGCCCGCCGCGCCGCCGAAAGTCCCGCCTCGTCCCCGTCATAGAGCAGGAACACGCGATTCGTGAACCGCTTGATGAGCCGCGCCTGCTGCTCGGTGAGCGCCGTGCCCAGCGTCGCTACGGTAATCGCCACTCCCGCCATCACCAGCGACAAACAATCCGTGTAGCCTTCCACCAGAATCGCTTCGCTCTGCCTTCGGATCGCATCCCGCGCCTCCCAGAGTCCGAATAGCTCGCGCCCCTTGCGATAGACCGCCGTTTCGGGAGAGTTCACGTACTTGGGACTGTCCTCATCCTCGCGCAATTTTCTCCCGCCGAAACCGATCACCCGCCCCGCCAGATTGCGGATGGGAAATACAATCCGGTGGCGGAACGCATCGTAGGGGCGATTCTTCTCTTTCCCCTCTTTCAGGAGTCCCGCCTGTACGAGGAGCGACAGCGGCATTCCCAATCCGCGCGCGTGTTCGGCCAGCGCGTCCCACGAATCGGGAGCGTATCCCAACAGGTAACGCTCGATGACTTCCTTGCCGTAGCCGCGCGATTTGAGATACGAACGGGCCTGTTCCCCGCCCGTATCGCGCCGTTCGAGGAGTTGCCGATGGAAGAAATCCCGCGCCATTCCATTGGCCCGCACCAGCCGGTCGCCTTCCGATTCCCCTTCCTCGGCGGCCCGCGCCTTCGGCAGTTCGATCCCCAACCGCTCCGCCAGCATCCGCACCGCCTCGACGTAGCTGAGCCGCTCGATCTCCATCAGGAAGCTGATGGCGTTCCCGCCCCGGTTGCAGCCGAAACACTTGTAGATTCCCCGGCTCGGATTCACCGAAAAACTCGGCGTGTCCTCGGTGTGGAACGGACACAACCCGAACCAGTTCTGACCCCGCTTCTTCAGGGTCACGTATTCTTGCACCACCGTCAGAATATCGGCGGTCGCGCGAATTTCCTCGATCTTATCTTCGGGAATTCTCAAGACGGGAAGGGAGGACGCAGGCGTTGGCACCGGCTTTGCCCTCCCCCTTAGTGAGATACGATAACTTCACGTCGAGTATACGATGACAAACGATCCTAAGTTTCCGTCTTGGCTGGTCTTCGCGGACCGCGCTCCCGATGACGGAACGTTCTTGCGGCTGATGGTGTTGAATCCGGTCAACGACGCCGTGTCTACGATGGTCAACTGCGTGATTGAAACCGATCCGCCGTTGAACGCTCCCGGACCCGACGATCTGCACATCGAAGGCGGCCGGAAGAATACTCACGACTTGCCGGCCTGCTGAGCCTTCCACACCTCCAGCGGCACCAGAATCCGCCTCTTCCCCGAGGGAGACGGCGGAATCTCGCCGACCTCCTTCCATGTGATCTTCATGCTCCCGTCCGTTCGTTCAGCGATCTGCGGTTCGATTTTCTTGAGGTGTTCGAGCGCTCGATCATGGCGGGGAACATAGAGGATTTCCAGCCAATCCGTATCGCGTTGAATAACCCGGAAACCGGTGATATGTTCGTGGGCGAATTCGAGTACGTACACGAAAAAAAGCACATTCACGAACCGGCCGGTCGGAGTGAGAATCGTATCGTTAATCCGCCCCTCGACGGCGGACAGCCGCGGCTGGGTATTCTCGCATGGACACGGCTCGTTCGGATCGGTCACCGTTCCCAGGTCTCCCATCCGGTAGCGCACGAAGGGCATCGCACCGTTGCGGAAACAAGTGACCACGATCTCACCGGTCTCGCCCGGCTGCACCGTCCGCTCACCATCCAGAACCTCGACGTGGAAACGCGATAAGTCCAGATGATACCCGGTTCGCGCCGGACACTCGAAGCCGACGTGCATGGCTTCACTTCCGCCATAGTCACGGTAGGCTTGGCAGTGAAATACCTTCTCAATCACTTCCTGCTGGGCTGTGCTCAGTCCTTCCCCGAAGGTGGTCACGAGCGGTATCTGACACGATAGCCCCTTTTGCTGCGCTTCCTGGGCCAGCAGCGCCAACGCCGAAGAGTAGCCCCGCAGATATTTCACGTTTCCGTCACGGAAAGCGCTCATCACCTCCGCCGCGTGTTCCTTGCGGAATTCTACCGCAGAAAAGCCGATGGGCACCGTCCCCGTCAGTCTCCGGGCCAGCCGGGTCAAGCCCTTCGCCGGCGGCATCTCCATCTTCAACGCGCCTTCCCTGAATCCGGGTCTCCAGCCCAAAGCGCGCAAACTGAGTTCAAAACTGATGTGTTCGCCCCGCAGAGTTTTCGCGTCCACCGGAAAACGATACGGCTCCCCCGTTGAACCCGAGGTGCAGCTCCACTGCAGCTCGTCGCGACGGAGAGTGTTGTTGAACCATTCGTCGGAGTCCTGCTGAAAATCACTCTTGCGGAGGGTCGGCAAACTCAACCACGCTTCCCGCGATTCGGTGATGGGAAGTTTCACTCCCGCTTCGTTGAGCTTGCGCCGATAGGCCGGGCTGACCTCAGCCATCCGGTTGGCATAGGCCACCGCTTGCCGGAAACTGTAGTCGGCAAGCGCGGAAACGTCCGCTCGCCGCATCCGCTTCTGAAACCACAGCTCCCGCTGTTCGGCCCGGCGAATCAGGAGACGCATCGTCGTCTGTAGAATCGGATAGACGATTTCTGGCAGAGGAGGCATGGAAGTTCGAATTCGCTACTTCTCGAAACTCACCTTCGGAGCCTGCTTCGCCTCGGCGGGAGCTTCCAGTAAAGGCTTCCGCTCAAATCCGAACATACTCGCGATCATCGCCGCCGGAACCCGGCGGATTTTCTTGTTGTACTCGGTGGCCGCTTCGTTGTAGCGTCTGCGCTCGACGGTGATACGGTTTTCGGTTCCCGCCAGTTCGTCCTGCAACGCGAGGAAATTCTGGTTGGCCTTCAACTGCGGATAGTTCTCAGCCACCAACAGCAATCGTGACAGCGCTCCGGTGAGCTGATTCTCGGCGGCGACTCGTCCTTCGGCCGAGGCAGCCTGTCCCACCCGGCTGCGCGCTTCCGTGACCGCTTTGAAGACGTCCGCCTCATGAGCCGCGTAGCCCTTGACCGTTTCCACCAGATTGGGAATCAGGTCGAACCGCCGCTGCAAAACGACCTCCACCTGTGCGAACGCCTTGTTCCCCTCTTCGTCGAGATTGACCAAACCGTTGTAGGTCCCGTAGATCCACAGGGCCAAAACCAGCCCGATTCCCACAATCGCCAGCAGCAAAATCGCAACCGCTCGCATGAAATCCCTTTCTTGGTATGTTATTGCCGGATCTCCCCCCCCCTCCGCTTTGCGGGGGGGGGCAGGGGGGGGTGACTGGTGCAAATCAAAAAGTCGCACTCGTTCCCCCTCCACTTCGCTGGGAGTAGGAGGGAAGCCAAACAGCGAAAATCAGCAAACAGCGCTTCTCCCCCCTCCGCTTTGCGGGGGGGCAGGGGGGGGGATTACTCCAACTCGTCCAGCCTGCGCGTCAGTGCAACCGCCTGCTGGAGGTAGTCGTTCATCAGCGTCTGCAGCTCGGCTCCCCCGATCTTGGTTTTTCCCATTGCCACCGCCCGCAGCCGTGCCCACACCTCCTGACGGAACCACGACTTGCCTCCCAGCTCCGTCAGCACCGCATCATTAGTGAGCGACAAGATTTCTTTTCGCTTGAGCATCAGCGTTCCGCGTAGCAGCGTGAAATAGCCGGAAACCGTGTCGGTAATCAGTGCCCGCAGGATTGCATCCTTCCCGCCCGCCGCCAGCCACCGCCGCGTGAGCGCGATTCGTTTCTGCCGCGCTTCCCGTTCGAGGTCCCGCCGCACGGCCGCCCAGTCGGGCGAGAAATTCACGAACGGATCGTCACCGAAGAGCACCTTCCGCGCCGCCGCCATTTCCACGAATTCAAGTGAAAACGTATCGAGACTCCGCCCGATCTGGTCCTGCTGCAGAATCACCGGCGGCGCGACCCGTTTCTTCAGCCACGCGGGCATGAGCTTGGCCAGAGGAGCGAGCTTCTCCGCGCTCTGATCACGGATGATCATGATTAGGTTCACGTCGCTCTTCGCCGTAGCCTCGCCCCGCGCGTGCGAACCGTACAGCACTACCGCGAGCAGATTCTCGCCCAGCGCCGTCTGTGCCTCGCCTACGATTCTATCGAGAAGATCTTTCATCCCTCTTCATTCCTCGCTTGTCGCTTCTTCCTGTG
This portion of the bacterium genome encodes:
- the hslV gene encoding ATP-dependent protease subunit HslV, with protein sequence MRDQFHGTTILAVRRGGSSVIAGDGQLTLEDTVIKSSGRKVRKLFDGKILVGYAGGAADALALLDVFETKLKQYNGDLTRSVIEVAKEWRLNRDLRRLEAELIVMDAEKMFLLSGLGEVVEPDDDVVALGSGGTYALAAARALMKHTTLSTREIALEAMKIAAQICVYTNEKITVEELE
- the dnaG gene encoding DNA primase, producing the protein MPTPASSLPVLRIPEDKIEEIRATADILTVVQEYVTLKKRGQNWFGLCPFHTEDTPSFSVNPSRGIYKCFGCNRGGNAISFLMEIERLSYVEAVRMLAERLGIELPKARAAEEGESEGDRLVRANGMARDFFHRQLLERRDTGGEQARSYLKSRGYGKEVIERYLLGYAPDSWDALAEHARGLGMPLSLLVQAGLLKEGKEKNRPYDAFRHRIVFPIRNLAGRVIGFGGRKLREDEDSPKYVNSPETAVYRKGRELFGLWEARDAIRRQSEAILVEGYTDCLSLVMAGVAITVATLGTALTEQQARLIKRFTNRVFLLYDGDEAGLSAARRAVDVLLQAGVEPRVLMLPEGEDPDSFVRARGGEEVWRLRNENALSAVDFQLRLAKRRSISLSDAARELVTSAALILSPVEQDVFLQEIAGKTRISLDALRRELSRVRPAPRTSEETLPPREKWPPPGPVSVLVRILVRRPELRAEIFQTWKPNGIPDERLSQLASLLHAEWEREAMSEPQRLLDEFPESPVREFIVDSLYEMEEADRDERALEIDRKMARDCLRSIEADRVRVEISALKEQLAKDDSAELLMQLQTLLRREKELRGRGN
- a CDS encoding LemA family protein; the protein is MRAVAILLLAIVGIGLVLALWIYGTYNGLVNLDEEGNKAFAQVEVVLQRRFDLIPNLVETVKGYAAHEADVFKAVTEARSRVGQAASAEGRVAAENQLTGALSRLLLVAENYPQLKANQNFLALQDELAGTENRITVERRRYNEAATEYNKKIRRVPAAMIASMFGFERKPLLEAPAEAKQAPKVSFEK
- a CDS encoding nucleotidyltransferase domain-containing protein, with the protein product MKDLLDRIVGEAQTALGENLLAVVLYGSHARGEATAKSDVNLIMIIRDQSAEKLAPLAKLMPAWLKKRVAPPVILQQDQIGRSLDTFSLEFVEMAAARKVLFGDDPFVNFSPDWAAVRRDLEREARQKRIALTRRWLAAGGKDAILRALITDTVSGYFTLLRGTLMLKRKEILSLTNDAVLTELGGKSWFRQEVWARLRAVAMGKTKIGGAELQTLMNDYLQQAVALTRRLDELE